From one Paeniglutamicibacter psychrophenolicus genomic stretch:
- a CDS encoding glycine--tRNA ligase, whose protein sequence is MAPQSKLDQVISLAKRRGFVFQAGEIYGGSRSAWDYGPLGTELKENIKREWWQTFVRGREDMVGLDSSIILPKAVWEASGHVATFTDPLVECTSCHKRHRADHLLEAFEAKKKRKPVDGMSEIACPDCGTKGQFTEPQMFSGLMKTFLGPVDTAAGMAYMRPETAQGIFVNFNNVLTASRKKPPFGIGQIGKAFRNEITPGNFIFRTREFEQMEIEFFTAPEDAPAFFDKWVEDCWAWFLDLGINEENLRRFDVPDGERAHYSEATIDFEYRFGFQGSEWGELMGVANRTDYDLSSHSKASGTELSYFNQATGERFTPYVIEPSFGLTRSMMAFLVDAYVEDEAPNAKGGVDKRTVLKLDPRLAPVKAAVLPLSRNEDLSPKAKALAAELRKTWNIDFDDAGAIGRRYRRQDEIGTPFCITVDFDTLEDQAVTIRDRDTMTQERVALDKVRTYLSERLNGA, encoded by the coding sequence ATGGCGCCTCAGTCCAAGCTCGATCAAGTCATCTCCCTCGCCAAACGGCGCGGCTTCGTCTTCCAGGCCGGTGAAATCTACGGTGGCTCCCGCTCGGCATGGGACTACGGACCCCTGGGCACCGAGCTCAAGGAAAACATCAAGCGCGAATGGTGGCAGACCTTTGTCCGCGGACGCGAGGACATGGTGGGCCTCGACTCCTCCATCATCCTGCCCAAGGCAGTCTGGGAGGCCTCCGGCCACGTTGCAACGTTCACCGACCCGCTGGTCGAGTGCACCTCCTGCCACAAGCGCCACCGCGCGGACCACCTCCTCGAGGCCTTTGAGGCCAAGAAGAAGCGCAAGCCGGTCGACGGCATGAGCGAAATCGCCTGCCCCGACTGCGGCACCAAGGGCCAGTTCACCGAACCGCAGATGTTCTCCGGGCTGATGAAGACCTTCCTGGGCCCGGTCGACACGGCCGCCGGCATGGCCTACATGCGCCCGGAAACCGCCCAGGGCATCTTCGTGAACTTCAACAACGTGCTCACCGCGTCCCGCAAGAAGCCGCCGTTCGGTATCGGCCAGATCGGCAAGGCCTTCCGCAACGAGATCACGCCGGGCAACTTCATCTTCCGCACCCGCGAGTTCGAGCAGATGGAAATCGAGTTCTTCACCGCACCCGAGGACGCCCCGGCCTTCTTCGACAAGTGGGTCGAGGACTGCTGGGCCTGGTTCCTGGACCTGGGCATCAACGAGGAAAACCTGCGCCGCTTCGACGTCCCGGACGGCGAGCGTGCCCACTACTCCGAGGCCACCATCGACTTCGAGTACCGCTTCGGCTTCCAGGGTTCGGAGTGGGGCGAGCTCATGGGCGTCGCCAACCGCACCGACTACGACCTGTCTTCCCACTCCAAGGCCTCGGGCACCGAGCTGTCCTACTTCAACCAGGCCACCGGCGAGCGTTTCACCCCGTACGTGATCGAGCCGTCCTTCGGCCTGACCCGTTCGATGATGGCGTTCCTGGTCGACGCCTACGTTGAGGACGAGGCCCCGAACGCCAAGGGCGGGGTGGACAAGCGCACCGTGCTCAAGCTCGACCCGCGCCTGGCCCCGGTCAAGGCCGCGGTGCTTCCGCTTTCGCGCAACGAGGACCTGTCCCCGAAGGCCAAGGCCCTTGCCGCCGAGCTGCGCAAGACCTGGAACATCGACTTCGACGATGCCGGGGCCATCGGCCGCCGCTACCGCCGCCAGGATGAGATCGGCACGCCGTTCTGCATCACCGTGGACTTCGACACCCTCGAGGACCAGGCCGTGACCATCCGCGACCGCGACACCATGACCCAGGAACGCGTGGCACTGGACAAGGTGCGCACCTACCTGTCCGAGCGCCTCAACGGAGCCTAG
- a CDS encoding helix-turn-helix transcriptional regulator: MAPDREWSGPELVGRSLELDLIGDTLHSAVAHTADTLVVSGDPGVGKTALVRQACARTDPATLVLVGEALPLASVNLPFLPLRTAFRDARLQEGFPRPVFGSGGQATNDSIAAIDNWLSVISRARPVVLVIDDLHWADEATLDTLRYLIAGPRDRPLSILATVRNGAVGGEHPLQRWLADVRSMPRVSWLPLRPLDYAATGAQLAQALGAEPHQSLISEVFSHTAGNPYLNRLMVSGLPADSRHLPPRLPPDLRAAVLRSWHSLSPQARELTEVMAVGGHPMRAEDLDELVQQPAARDEAPALLDEAAAAGITDRQPGGILWWFHHPLIAEVLEQRLEDGHRRRLHAAFAAHEARLLDRGSPADFETLAALAHHHDAAGNTADAFAWTLRAAAAATEAGGMGGEVRLLRRALELQGSLGHDPQEREALLKSLRAAAANAGAMEDELEVIEALIAETAAAHRPLELAELLVRDAELRFTTGREFLARARMQRAVELAGADVDSRQYALALAGLAAAELWNNEPRGAAHASEALAAARRPGNSRALSSALSANAMAAIATGDLARCRELSVTAVEAAAHTRDFWALFSAIMWQASATEAWDSQPYIDCLEAGRQTLAGLGAPHVYIATISGYMASSYMAIGRWKECGLALRVALGSDPGVMGDAGVRLTAARLALWQGRQHEAETHLARAEEISAQKSEFMNLPFDPVRAEVFLAAGNPGAAYEIAMRNANPERMGRNMNEWKLPLAARALADLIERAKGEGRPTEELLALADDLLRRFPSLPHEAFESELYTRQLEAFTLLYRAEIGRARSAPGNPEEWVVAADAFRDTSLCWEEAYACWRAVEALLVPSGTDRAKATEFLRRGLGLSRQLQALPLLTALQEIAAQARIATLGPVPGSPAGGSVQWPGLTVRERELLGHVVSGATYAQIARALDISEKTVSTHVSSMLRKTGTANRKELSRLVTGQANARAPGHGGP, translated from the coding sequence ATGGCCCCCGATCGTGAATGGAGCGGCCCGGAACTCGTGGGTCGCTCCCTGGAACTGGATCTCATTGGCGACACGCTGCACAGCGCCGTCGCCCATACCGCGGACACCCTGGTGGTTTCCGGGGACCCGGGCGTTGGAAAGACGGCATTGGTCAGGCAGGCCTGCGCAAGGACGGATCCCGCGACATTGGTCCTGGTGGGCGAGGCCCTGCCCTTGGCGTCGGTAAACCTCCCCTTCCTCCCCCTGCGCACAGCATTCCGCGATGCCCGTCTCCAGGAAGGTTTCCCCCGGCCCGTATTCGGATCCGGCGGCCAGGCAACAAATGATTCCATTGCGGCCATCGACAACTGGCTGTCGGTGATCAGCCGGGCCCGACCGGTCGTGCTGGTGATCGATGACCTGCATTGGGCCGACGAGGCCACCCTCGACACCCTGCGGTATCTCATCGCGGGGCCCCGCGACAGGCCCCTGTCCATCCTCGCCACCGTGCGCAACGGCGCGGTCGGCGGCGAGCACCCGTTGCAGCGCTGGCTGGCGGATGTCCGAAGCATGCCACGTGTTTCCTGGCTGCCGCTGAGGCCACTGGACTACGCGGCGACGGGGGCCCAGCTGGCCCAGGCGCTGGGTGCGGAACCGCACCAGTCCTTGATCAGCGAGGTTTTTTCGCACACGGCCGGGAACCCCTACCTGAACCGGCTGATGGTTTCCGGTCTGCCGGCGGACTCGCGGCACCTGCCCCCACGCCTACCGCCGGACCTGAGAGCGGCGGTCCTGCGATCCTGGCATTCGCTTTCGCCCCAGGCGCGCGAGCTCACCGAGGTGATGGCCGTCGGCGGGCATCCGATGCGCGCCGAGGACCTGGATGAGCTGGTACAGCAACCAGCGGCACGCGACGAGGCACCGGCGCTCTTGGACGAGGCGGCGGCCGCGGGAATCACCGACCGCCAACCCGGCGGAATCCTGTGGTGGTTCCACCATCCGCTCATCGCCGAGGTCCTCGAACAGCGACTCGAGGACGGACATCGACGGCGGTTGCACGCGGCATTCGCGGCACACGAGGCCAGGCTGCTGGATCGCGGGTCCCCCGCGGATTTCGAGACCCTGGCCGCCTTGGCCCACCACCATGATGCTGCCGGGAACACTGCCGACGCCTTCGCGTGGACCCTGCGCGCCGCAGCGGCCGCCACCGAAGCCGGCGGAATGGGCGGTGAAGTGCGCCTGCTGCGCCGCGCCCTGGAGCTCCAGGGCAGCCTCGGCCACGACCCGCAGGAACGTGAAGCGCTGCTCAAGTCCTTGCGCGCCGCCGCGGCAAACGCCGGGGCCATGGAAGACGAGCTGGAAGTCATCGAGGCCTTGATCGCGGAGACCGCCGCCGCACATCGGCCGCTTGAGCTGGCCGAATTGCTGGTGCGGGATGCCGAGCTGCGCTTCACCACCGGCCGGGAGTTCCTGGCACGTGCCCGGATGCAGCGCGCCGTCGAACTGGCCGGTGCGGATGTGGACAGCCGGCAATATGCCCTGGCCCTGGCCGGGCTTGCCGCCGCCGAGTTGTGGAACAACGAACCCCGCGGCGCCGCCCATGCATCCGAGGCCCTGGCCGCCGCCCGGCGGCCGGGCAATTCCCGGGCCCTGTCGTCCGCCCTGAGCGCCAACGCCATGGCCGCCATCGCCACCGGTGACCTGGCCCGGTGCCGCGAGCTGTCGGTGACGGCGGTGGAAGCAGCGGCACACACCCGGGATTTCTGGGCCTTGTTCAGCGCCATCATGTGGCAGGCAAGCGCCACGGAGGCCTGGGACAGCCAGCCCTATATCGATTGCCTCGAGGCCGGGCGCCAGACCCTGGCCGGGTTGGGGGCCCCGCACGTGTACATCGCCACGATTTCCGGATACATGGCAAGCAGCTACATGGCCATTGGCCGGTGGAAGGAATGCGGCCTGGCGCTTCGCGTGGCCCTGGGATCGGACCCCGGGGTCATGGGAGACGCCGGGGTCCGGCTGACGGCCGCCCGGCTGGCGCTGTGGCAGGGCAGGCAACACGAGGCGGAAACACACCTGGCCCGCGCCGAGGAGATATCGGCGCAGAAGTCCGAGTTCATGAACCTTCCCTTTGATCCCGTCAGGGCCGAGGTCTTTCTGGCGGCGGGCAATCCCGGCGCGGCCTATGAGATTGCCATGCGAAACGCCAACCCCGAACGCATGGGCCGGAACATGAACGAATGGAAGCTGCCGCTGGCCGCCCGCGCACTGGCCGACCTCATCGAAAGAGCCAAGGGCGAGGGCCGGCCCACAGAGGAGCTGTTGGCGCTCGCCGACGACCTGCTGCGGCGTTTCCCCAGCCTGCCGCACGAGGCCTTCGAATCCGAGCTGTACACCCGGCAGCTGGAGGCCTTCACCCTGCTGTACCGGGCCGAGATCGGCCGTGCCCGTTCGGCCCCCGGGAACCCGGAAGAATGGGTAGTGGCCGCTGACGCATTCCGGGACACATCGCTTTGCTGGGAGGAAGCCTATGCCTGTTGGCGGGCCGTGGAGGCCCTGCTGGTGCCTTCGGGCACCGATCGCGCCAAGGCCACCGAATTCCTTCGCCGCGGACTTGGGCTGTCTCGGCAGCTCCAGGCGCTTCCGCTCCTCACCGCGCTGCAGGAAATTGCCGCCCAGGCCAGGATCGCCACGCTCGGCCCGGTCCCGGGATCCCCTGCGGGCGGCTCGGTGCAATGGCCGGGCCTGACCGTGCGCGAACGGGAGCTGCTTGGCCATGTGGTCTCCGGTGCCACCTACGCCCAGATCGCCCGGGCGTTGGACATCAGCGAGAAGACCGTCAGCACGCACGTGTCGAGCATGCTGCGCAAGACGGGCACGGCAAACCGCAAGGAACTCTCCCGGCTGGTCACGGGCCAGGCAAACGCCCGGGCCCCCGGGCACGGCGGGCCCTGA
- a CDS encoding helix-turn-helix transcriptional regulator: MALELGVMGPELMGRATELDDIGASLEAAISGAACTLVVSGDPGVGKTALVQHACAAVSSEMWILAGAALPLASMTVPFLPLRSALRRGPVLEGIPNPGLGPGGWAANDVIVAIDDWLTELCLVRPVVLVVDDLQWADQGTLDALMYLIAGPADRRLAILATQRSGELGELHPLQRWLADIRRMPRISWVALEPLDRTSTGAQIAQAMGSAPHQSLVQEVFSRTAGNAYLNRLMVSGLRPETRHLPQTLPEDLKSAVLRSWRGMSDGARQLTQLMAVGGRPIRAQDLAGLSQQAGTRHDAAAILRETTEAGITECWPNGTHWWFHHPMISEVLEQGMESGQRRDWHALFAAYGARLLAQGTTPDFEFMASLAQHHYDAGNAGEAYRWTLRAAAAAGSAGGSNEILRLLHRALALHGQLPQVDESREELLHRLRTAAEAAGAMEDELDALEALLAGLDPAQRPLEVAELLVRRTLLRFSSGLEFFSVDALLQAVRLAEASPESWQYAYALAELAHVGLWKDDPDAHRTAATALEVARKAGNPRALSYALTANSMAALFGERPDEARLLAAQGAAAAVRARDFWALLHATMWQANATEAWSSQAFADLMRSGRQQLSMLGAPHVYLSKMAADEASSYLSIGRWRECGQALRVALGTDPGPLGDVAARLTAARLAALQGSQDEARAHLARAEELFAHKSGYNNLDFDAVRAEVFLAEGDPAAAYLAAMAGAGKEGQPPTMCEWLVPLAARALADMVQGARDEGADTADMLASIDELVARFPSVLRESGNDTPFYSAQVEAFELLYRAETGRARSDAENAAQWIAAADACQSGSLRWEEAYCCWRAVQALLLHGHSGHGQAASFLRRGLILANELHARPLQDSLLEIAARARIATYQPSIGQASGGSIELPGLTVREREILGYVVAGRTYGEIARSLVISEKTVSSHISNMLRKTGTANRLDLSRLATRHGPEHFSPDGRR, from the coding sequence GTGGCACTGGAGCTTGGGGTGATGGGCCCGGAACTCATGGGGAGGGCGACGGAGCTGGATGACATCGGCGCGTCCTTGGAGGCGGCGATATCCGGTGCGGCCTGCACCCTGGTGGTCTCCGGGGATCCCGGTGTCGGGAAAACCGCTCTCGTGCAGCACGCCTGCGCGGCGGTCTCCTCCGAGATGTGGATCCTGGCCGGGGCCGCGCTGCCGCTGGCCTCGATGACCGTCCCGTTCCTGCCGCTGCGCTCGGCCCTCCGGCGCGGCCCGGTTCTCGAGGGGATCCCGAACCCCGGTCTCGGTCCGGGAGGCTGGGCGGCCAACGACGTGATTGTCGCAATCGATGACTGGTTGACCGAGCTGTGCCTGGTACGGCCGGTGGTCTTGGTCGTCGATGACCTGCAGTGGGCGGACCAGGGCACCCTGGATGCGCTGATGTACCTGATTGCAGGGCCCGCGGACCGGCGCCTGGCCATCCTCGCCACGCAGCGCAGCGGCGAGCTGGGGGAACTGCACCCGCTGCAGCGCTGGCTGGCCGACATCCGGCGCATGCCGCGGATCTCCTGGGTGGCACTGGAGCCGCTGGACCGCACCTCGACCGGGGCCCAGATTGCCCAGGCCATGGGGTCCGCCCCGCACCAGTCGCTGGTGCAGGAGGTTTTTTCACGCACCGCCGGAAACGCATATCTCAACCGGCTCATGGTCAGCGGCCTGCGCCCCGAGACCAGGCACCTGCCCCAGACGCTGCCCGAGGACCTCAAGTCGGCCGTGCTGCGGTCCTGGCGCGGAATGTCCGACGGCGCGCGGCAGCTGACCCAGCTCATGGCCGTGGGCGGTCGTCCCATCCGTGCCCAGGACCTGGCCGGCCTGTCGCAACAGGCCGGGACCCGGCACGACGCCGCGGCCATCCTGCGGGAGACGACGGAGGCTGGGATCACCGAATGCTGGCCGAACGGGACGCACTGGTGGTTCCATCATCCGATGATCTCCGAGGTCCTGGAACAGGGGATGGAAAGCGGGCAGCGCCGGGACTGGCACGCGCTGTTCGCCGCCTACGGGGCACGACTGCTGGCCCAGGGAACCACCCCGGACTTCGAATTCATGGCTTCCCTGGCCCAGCACCACTACGATGCCGGAAACGCCGGCGAGGCCTACCGCTGGACGCTGCGGGCAGCAGCGGCCGCTGGGTCGGCCGGCGGGTCAAACGAGATCCTGCGCTTGCTGCATCGGGCGCTGGCCCTGCACGGACAGCTGCCGCAGGTCGATGAAAGCCGCGAGGAGTTGCTGCATCGGTTGCGCACCGCTGCCGAGGCGGCCGGGGCCATGGAGGATGAACTCGATGCCCTGGAGGCCCTGTTGGCGGGGCTCGACCCGGCGCAGCGGCCCCTGGAGGTCGCCGAGCTACTGGTCCGGCGCACGCTGCTGCGTTTTTCCTCGGGGCTGGAATTCTTTTCGGTCGATGCGCTGCTCCAGGCCGTCCGACTGGCCGAGGCCTCCCCCGAGAGCTGGCAATATGCCTACGCCCTGGCCGAGCTCGCCCATGTGGGCCTGTGGAAGGACGATCCCGACGCGCACCGAACAGCCGCCACGGCGCTGGAGGTGGCCCGAAAGGCCGGAAACCCGCGGGCCCTGTCCTACGCCCTGACGGCCAATTCCATGGCCGCGCTGTTCGGGGAACGCCCCGACGAGGCACGCCTGCTGGCCGCCCAGGGAGCCGCGGCCGCCGTGCGCGCCCGGGATTTCTGGGCCCTGCTCCACGCAACGATGTGGCAGGCCAACGCGACCGAGGCCTGGTCCAGCCAGGCGTTTGCCGATCTGATGCGCTCGGGCAGGCAGCAGCTGTCGATGCTCGGGGCCCCGCACGTGTACCTGTCGAAGATGGCGGCCGACGAGGCCAGCAGCTACCTTTCGATCGGCCGCTGGCGCGAATGCGGGCAGGCGTTGCGTGTGGCCCTGGGCACGGACCCCGGCCCACTGGGCGATGTGGCCGCCCGCCTGACGGCCGCCCGGCTGGCTGCCCTGCAGGGCAGCCAGGACGAAGCCCGGGCGCACCTGGCCCGGGCCGAGGAACTGTTCGCGCACAAGTCCGGGTACAACAACCTCGACTTCGACGCGGTCCGGGCGGAGGTGTTCCTGGCCGAGGGCGACCCCGCGGCGGCCTACCTCGCGGCCATGGCCGGGGCCGGCAAGGAGGGCCAGCCCCCGACCATGTGCGAGTGGCTGGTGCCGCTGGCAGCCCGCGCCCTGGCGGACATGGTCCAGGGTGCCCGCGACGAGGGCGCCGACACGGCCGACATGCTTGCGTCCATCGACGAGTTGGTGGCACGTTTCCCCTCCGTGCTGCGGGAATCGGGCAACGACACCCCGTTCTATTCGGCGCAGGTGGAGGCCTTCGAGTTGCTCTACCGGGCGGAGACCGGACGGGCCCGATCCGATGCCGAGAACGCGGCGCAGTGGATCGCCGCCGCCGATGCCTGCCAATCGGGTTCCCTGCGCTGGGAGGAGGCCTATTGCTGCTGGCGGGCGGTGCAGGCGCTGCTGCTTCATGGCCATTCCGGCCACGGGCAGGCCGCTTCGTTCCTTCGCCGGGGACTCATCCTGGCCAACGAACTTCATGCACGTCCCCTCCAGGATTCGCTGCTGGAGATCGCCGCCCGGGCCAGGATCGCCACCTACCAGCCGAGCATCGGGCAGGCATCGGGCGGATCCATTGAATTGCCGGGGCTGACGGTGCGCGAACGGGAGATCCTTGGCTACGTCGTGGCCGGGCGCACCTATGGTGAAATCGCCAGGTCCCTGGTCATCAGCGAAAAGACCGTCAGCTCGCACATCTCAAACATGCTGCGCAAGACCGGAACCGCCAACCGCCTGGATCTCTCGCGCCTGGCAACCCGCCACGGCCCGGAGCATTTCTCCCCGGACGGACGTCGCTGA
- a CDS encoding carboxymuconolactone decarboxylase family protein: MGILQTTSEADAVGATAAAYAADRAALGYVPSHTRVLALNPEAFEAWKALQSSIAKSMGMRRYELVTLAAALGIGSRHCRLAHGSKALKYLDEQELLRIARDYRSAGLDEAEVAMMDYAVKLSGDSAAMDESDSRRLRDLGFSDREIVDITLAAAARNYLSRILQALAVDIDVPPLLSEDMRGALLDPIESMHATI; the protein is encoded by the coding sequence ATGGGCATTCTCCAGACCACCAGCGAGGCCGATGCCGTCGGCGCAACCGCCGCAGCCTACGCCGCGGACCGCGCCGCGCTGGGCTACGTGCCCAGCCACACCAGGGTCCTGGCCCTGAACCCGGAGGCCTTCGAGGCGTGGAAGGCCCTGCAGTCCTCGATCGCCAAATCCATGGGCATGCGCCGCTACGAACTGGTGACCCTGGCCGCGGCGCTGGGCATCGGCTCCCGGCACTGCCGGCTGGCCCACGGGAGCAAGGCCCTGAAATACCTCGATGAGCAGGAACTGCTTCGGATCGCCAGGGACTACCGTTCCGCCGGCCTGGACGAGGCCGAGGTCGCAATGATGGATTACGCCGTGAAGCTCAGCGGCGACTCGGCGGCCATGGACGAGTCGGACAGCCGGCGCCTGCGGGACCTCGGATTCTCCGACCGCGAGATCGTTGACATCACGCTCGCGGCGGCGGCCAGGAACTACCTCAGCAGGATCCTGCAGGCCCTGGCCGTGGACATCGATGTGCCCCCGCTACTCAGTGAGGACATGCGTGGCGCACTGCTCGATCCGATCGAATCCATGCACGCCACCATCTGA
- a CDS encoding DMT family transporter gives MSPTTAAARGNQRSLMPLYLATAVFAGLAMPIQSRINGALGAKLGDPVAASLVSFTTGLILLVLASLVLPGPRAGALAIPRALRERRFPLWYLAAGCVGAFVVISQTLTVPLVGVALFTVSIVTGQTLGSLLVDSLGFGPGGRRRVSAIRALGAGLTIAGVIWAVSPRMGSAGAIATLLVPMAVPLVVGFLMGFQAAMNGVQAQAYGTPVAATLVNFVVGGILLTILLLVRMPVSGPPAALPEQWWYYLGGPLGCVFIGLSAFLVKHLGVLLTGLGMICGQLLGSLLIDVLVPAPGTVIDAATIAGTLLTLAAVSLASIPGSAFRRLRK, from the coding sequence ATGAGTCCAACAACAGCAGCCGCCCGGGGCAACCAGCGTTCGCTGATGCCCCTGTACCTGGCGACGGCGGTGTTTGCCGGGCTGGCAATGCCGATCCAGAGCCGCATCAACGGAGCCCTGGGCGCCAAGCTCGGGGACCCGGTCGCCGCCTCGCTGGTCAGCTTCACCACCGGGCTCATCCTGTTGGTGCTCGCCTCCCTGGTTCTGCCGGGGCCGCGGGCCGGGGCCCTGGCCATACCGCGGGCCCTGCGGGAAAGGCGCTTCCCGCTCTGGTACCTGGCCGCCGGTTGTGTCGGCGCGTTCGTGGTGATCTCCCAGACGCTCACCGTGCCGCTGGTCGGTGTCGCGCTGTTCACGGTATCCATCGTCACGGGCCAGACGCTGGGTTCCCTGCTGGTCGACAGCCTGGGGTTCGGACCCGGGGGCCGGCGGCGCGTCAGCGCCATCCGTGCGCTGGGAGCCGGGCTTACCATTGCCGGGGTCATTTGGGCGGTCAGTCCGCGGATGGGTTCGGCCGGGGCCATCGCCACATTGCTGGTGCCCATGGCCGTGCCCCTGGTGGTGGGTTTCCTCATGGGATTCCAGGCCGCCATGAACGGGGTCCAGGCCCAGGCGTACGGGACCCCGGTGGCAGCGACACTGGTGAACTTCGTGGTCGGCGGGATCCTGCTGACGATCCTGTTGCTGGTGCGCATGCCGGTCAGCGGCCCCCCGGCGGCGCTGCCCGAGCAGTGGTGGTACTACCTTGGCGGCCCGCTGGGCTGCGTGTTCATCGGGCTCTCGGCGTTCCTGGTCAAGCACCTCGGGGTCCTTTTGACCGGGCTGGGCATGATCTGCGGGCAGCTTCTTGGTTCCCTGTTGATCGATGTACTGGTGCCGGCCCCCGGCACCGTCATCGATGCCGCGACCATTGCCGGGACGCTGCTCACCCTGGCCGCGGTGTCGCTGGCCTCGATCCCCGGCAGCGCGTTCCGGCGCCTGCGGAAATAG